The Flavobacterium sp. 123 genome contains a region encoding:
- a CDS encoding dCMP deaminase family protein codes for MNEKKLNKYDKAYLRIAKEWSFLSYCKRKQVGAIIVRDRMIISDGYNGTPSGFENCCEDEEGLTRWDVLHAEANAILKVARSTQSCEGATLYITLSPCKECSKLIHQSGIKRVVFHNGYRDDSGIQFLIKAGVEIEHIPVLEE; via the coding sequence ATGAACGAAAAAAAATTAAATAAATACGACAAAGCCTATCTTAGAATTGCAAAAGAATGGAGTTTTTTGTCTTATTGCAAACGCAAACAAGTAGGCGCAATAATAGTACGAGATCGTATGATAATTTCTGATGGATACAACGGTACTCCATCAGGATTTGAGAATTGTTGTGAGGATGAAGAGGGATTAACACGTTGGGATGTTTTGCATGCTGAGGCGAATGCAATTTTAAAAGTGGCTAGATCTACACAATCTTGTGAAGGAGCAACTTTATATATTACACTTTCACCTTGTAAAGAGTGTAGCAAATTGATTCATCAATCAGGAATAAAAAGAGTGGTTTTTCATAATGGATATCGTGATGATTCAGGGATTCAATTTTTGATTAAAGCAGGCGTGGAAATAGAGCATATTCCGGTATTAGAAGAATAA
- a CDS encoding S41 family peptidase: MKFNLKYLPIVIGTSLVVGILLGGMLNFNNSNHFLAKNNSKNKLNQLIDFIDNEYVDDVNTDSIVNLTVDNILAKLDPHSVYIPPKEQAEVAENMKGNFVGIGINFYMYNDSVAVIKPVDNGPSAKAGIKAGDRILYADKTKLFGRKLPNDTLFSKLKGTVGSEVDITVYRKAERKKLKIKVKRDVIALKSVDVALLLNPKTGYIKINRFAETTFEEFKKGLDKLKKQGAQSLVLDVRDNGGGYMEEAIAIADEFLKDKQLIVFTKNKKGAIDKTFATGEGSFENGKLFVLINENSASASEILAGAIQDNDRGTIVGRRSFGKGLVQREMDFQDGSAVRLTIARYYTPTGRSIQKPYSKGNESYFKESDSRFINGELYEKDSIKVTDSLKFKTKKGRIVYGGGGIVPDVFVPLEVEHGNETTAYIMQSGVVGHFVFEQLDKNRNLFKGVTFGDFVDRMNKTDLYFNLFQKYIFENGLDIKFNKNKAMVKRYINAEFARQLFGEEYYYQISLKEDTMIKTVLGKISNPKN; encoded by the coding sequence ATGAAATTCAACCTTAAATATTTACCAATTGTTATTGGAACTTCACTAGTTGTTGGAATACTACTTGGTGGCATGTTAAATTTCAATAACAGCAATCATTTTTTAGCCAAAAACAATTCGAAAAACAAGCTGAATCAACTCATCGACTTTATTGATAATGAATATGTCGATGATGTCAATACAGATTCTATTGTGAATCTTACCGTTGACAATATTTTAGCTAAACTAGATCCGCATTCTGTTTATATTCCACCAAAAGAACAAGCAGAAGTTGCGGAAAACATGAAAGGTAATTTTGTGGGTATTGGTATCAATTTCTATATGTACAATGATTCTGTTGCTGTTATAAAGCCAGTTGATAATGGTCCTTCGGCCAAAGCTGGAATTAAAGCGGGTGACCGAATTTTATATGCGGATAAAACAAAATTATTTGGACGAAAATTACCTAATGATACTTTGTTTTCTAAACTCAAAGGGACAGTAGGTTCTGAAGTTGATATTACGGTTTACAGAAAAGCAGAACGTAAAAAACTGAAAATAAAAGTAAAGCGAGATGTCATTGCCTTAAAAAGTGTTGATGTTGCCTTACTCTTAAATCCTAAAACAGGCTACATAAAAATAAACAGATTTGCCGAAACTACTTTTGAGGAATTCAAAAAAGGTTTGGATAAATTAAAGAAACAAGGAGCTCAATCGCTCGTTTTGGATGTGCGTGATAATGGGGGTGGATACATGGAAGAAGCCATTGCTATTGCGGATGAATTTTTGAAAGACAAGCAATTGATTGTTTTTACCAAAAATAAAAAAGGAGCAATCGATAAAACATTTGCCACTGGAGAAGGAAGTTTTGAAAACGGAAAACTATTTGTGTTGATAAATGAAAATAGCGCTTCGGCAAGCGAAATTCTTGCTGGAGCTATTCAGGATAATGATAGAGGAACTATTGTTGGGCGTCGTTCTTTTGGAAAAGGATTAGTGCAGCGCGAAATGGATTTTCAAGATGGTTCCGCCGTACGATTAACCATTGCTAGATATTATACACCTACAGGGCGTTCGATACAAAAACCATATTCTAAAGGGAATGAAAGCTATTTTAAAGAATCGGATTCTCGTTTTATAAATGGGGAATTGTATGAAAAAGACAGTATAAAAGTAACAGATTCTTTAAAGTTTAAAACTAAAAAAGGTAGAATTGTATATGGCGGCGGCGGAATTGTGCCGGATGTTTTTGTGCCTCTTGAAGTAGAACACGGTAATGAAACTACAGCCTATATAATGCAATCAGGAGTTGTGGGTCATTTTGTTTTTGAACAACTGGACAAAAATAGAAATCTTTTTAAAGGAGTGACTTTTGGCGACTTTGTTGATAGAATGAATAAAACAGATTTGTATTTTAATTTGTTTCAAAAGTATATTTTTGAAAATGGATTGGATATTAAATTCAATAAAAACAAAGCTATGGTAAAACGGTATATCAATGCTGAATTTGCTAGACAATTGTTTGGTGAAGAGTATTACTACCAAATTTCACTAAAAGAAGATACTATGATAAAAACAGTTTTAGGGAAAATCTCAAATCCTAAAAACTAA
- a CDS encoding MarC family protein produces MLEIDFKEIITVGMVLFAVIDIVGTIPIIVDLRAKHGHIESEKASLVAGFIMIVFLFIGEEFLSLIGIDVHSFAVAGSFVLFFLALEMILGIRLYRDEEANTASIVPLAFPLIAGAGTMTTLLSLRSQFHTINIVIAIVLNIILVYIVLKSSSKLEKMLGKNGLGVIRKAFGVVLLAIAVKLFAANVKGLFV; encoded by the coding sequence ATGTTAGAAATTGACTTTAAAGAAATCATAACCGTTGGAATGGTGCTTTTTGCCGTAATTGATATCGTAGGAACCATTCCTATTATTGTTGATTTAAGAGCCAAACATGGCCATATCGAATCTGAAAAAGCTTCTCTTGTAGCTGGATTTATCATGATTGTTTTTTTATTTATCGGTGAAGAATTTTTAAGCCTAATAGGAATCGATGTTCATTCTTTTGCTGTTGCGGGTTCATTTGTATTGTTCTTTTTAGCACTTGAAATGATTCTGGGAATTCGCCTTTACAGAGACGAAGAAGCAAATACTGCTTCTATTGTTCCGCTTGCATTTCCATTGATAGCTGGAGCAGGAACAATGACCACTTTGCTTTCTTTACGATCACAATTTCACACCATAAATATTGTTATTGCAATTGTTCTAAATATTATTTTAGTTTACATCGTTCTAAAATCGTCTTCAAAACTCGAAAAAATGTTAGGAAAAAACGGACTTGGAGTAATTCGTAAAGCATTTGGCGTTGTTCTTCTTGCCATTGCTGTTAAATTATTTGCCGCTAATGTTAAAGGTTTGTTTGTCTAA
- a CDS encoding HupE/UreJ family protein — protein sequence MSDFWIYFQIGLKHVLNIYAYDHVLFLVALAVPFTFKDWQRIVLLVTLFTVGHTMALLLSVYEIVAIKVNVVEFLIPITIFVTALFSLFTAGKSSKKESLNLVFFITLFFGIIHGLGFSNYFKTILGGSANSKLIPLSEFALGIEAAQIIVVFVVLVLSYIVQTVFRFSKRDWTLVMSAFIIGVVLPMILESEIWNR from the coding sequence ATGTCAGATTTTTGGATTTACTTTCAAATTGGATTAAAACACGTTTTGAATATTTATGCCTATGATCATGTTTTATTTTTAGTAGCTTTAGCTGTCCCATTTACATTTAAAGATTGGCAACGAATAGTTCTTTTAGTAACGCTTTTTACAGTGGGTCATACTATGGCATTGCTACTTTCGGTTTATGAAATTGTAGCTATAAAGGTAAATGTTGTTGAGTTTTTGATTCCTATAACTATTTTTGTAACAGCATTATTTAGTCTTTTTACAGCTGGAAAATCAAGTAAAAAAGAAAGCTTGAATTTGGTTTTTTTTATAACATTGTTTTTCGGAATTATACATGGATTAGGTTTTTCAAACTATTTTAAAACAATACTTGGCGGAAGTGCCAATTCAAAATTAATACCATTGTCAGAATTTGCATTAGGAATTGAGGCTGCTCAGATTATAGTGGTTTTTGTAGTTCTTGTGCTATCATATATTGTTCAAACTGTTTTTAGGTTTTCTAAACGGGATTGGACTTTAGTAATGTCAGCATTTATAATAGGGGTGGTTTTACCAATGATTTTAGAAAGTGAAATTTGGAACAGATAA
- a CDS encoding FAD-dependent oxidoreductase has translation MFDVLIIGGGVSGMSCALVLGSAKNKSFASDKKIGILTHQKNSALQEALFNNAYGIAPGKLGSELLTESIQHLSTIYPHVLQIPNEKVFKIEGEYPHFKVSTNKNSYTTKTIVIGIGSANTFAIEGLMQFVESHQKSLPEKQRIQLQNKDHKVTEGIYAIGTLAGWRSQLAIASGSGAAVATDILTLWNGGVQTHAHDSIR, from the coding sequence ATGTTTGACGTTTTAATCATTGGCGGAGGTGTTTCAGGAATGTCTTGCGCACTTGTTTTAGGTTCAGCAAAAAACAAATCCTTTGCTTCTGATAAAAAAATAGGGATTTTAACCCATCAAAAAAATTCAGCTCTTCAAGAAGCACTATTTAACAATGCATACGGAATTGCTCCAGGCAAATTAGGTTCTGAATTATTAACAGAGAGTATTCAGCATTTGTCTACCATTTACCCTCATGTTTTACAAATCCCCAATGAAAAAGTCTTCAAAATAGAAGGCGAATATCCCCATTTTAAAGTTAGCACCAATAAAAATTCTTATACTACCAAAACTATTGTAATTGGTATTGGTTCAGCAAATACTTTTGCCATCGAAGGATTGATGCAATTTGTAGAATCACATCAAAAATCGCTACCTGAAAAACAGCGTATTCAATTACAAAACAAGGATCATAAAGTTACCGAAGGTATTTATGCAATTGGAACATTAGCAGGCTGGAGAAGCCAACTAGCAATTGCTTCTGGAAGTGGCGCAGCCGTCGCCACAGACATTCTTACGCTATGGAATGGAGGCGTTCAGACACATGCTCACGACAGCATCCGATAA
- a CDS encoding TerB family tellurite resistance protein produces MSFSDLFDSEFKQRNKGHFSAIVRVALADGKSSPEEKAFLDKLATNLEIIPSEYEEILENPLKYPINPPYLHVERLERLYDLARIVHIDHHLGDKREKMLLKFGLALGFTPGNVNYIVNKALTLVDKKVDLDTFIYEMKNMNK; encoded by the coding sequence ATGTCATTTTCAGATTTATTCGACAGCGAATTTAAACAAAGAAATAAAGGTCATTTCTCTGCCATTGTTCGCGTGGCGCTTGCTGATGGGAAATCATCCCCAGAAGAAAAAGCTTTTTTAGACAAACTGGCCACAAACCTTGAAATCATCCCTTCAGAATATGAAGAGATTTTAGAAAACCCTTTAAAATACCCTATCAATCCTCCTTATTTACATGTGGAACGATTAGAACGTTTGTATGATTTAGCAAGAATCGTTCATATTGATCATCATTTAGGAGACAAGAGAGAAAAAATGCTTTTAAAATTTGGATTAGCATTAGGATTTACTCCTGGAAATGTAAATTACATCGTCAATAAGGCTTTAACCCTAGTGGATAAAAAAGTAGATTTAGATACTTTTATCTATGAAATGAAAAACATGAATAAATAA